A window of the Cystobacter fuscus genome harbors these coding sequences:
- a CDS encoding TRL-like family protein translates to MNKQSALALLTLGVTALSGCAGVAFMGRPVIGTTSLYASTSAREFINEQARLGSKSAEGCVTSILGIVTTGDATASDAARKANITRITHVDHKFENILGLYAKYCVTVFGD, encoded by the coding sequence ATGAACAAACAGTCCGCCCTGGCCCTGTTGACCCTGGGAGTCACGGCCCTATCGGGTTGCGCGGGCGTGGCGTTCATGGGCCGCCCCGTCATCGGGACCACGTCGCTCTACGCGTCCACGTCGGCGCGCGAGTTCATCAACGAGCAGGCGCGGCTGGGCAGCAAGAGCGCCGAGGGCTGCGTGACGTCCATCCTGGGCATCGTCACCACCGGAGACGCCACCGCCTCGGACGCGGCCCGCAAGGCCAACATCACCCGCATCACCCACGTGGACCACAAGTTCGAGAACATCCTCGGCCTCTACGCGAAGTACTGCGTGACGGTGTTCGGCGACTAG
- a CDS encoding TIGR02265 family protein yields the protein MGNESDTGAPLMLGSEEELQARLALTGPGDVARGIFMNSLLDLLRQFGDEVLLHQCLALGGEQRFLEFFNYPLSTWLKMAYPAARRMSEKYGDFSAAMWEMGYQASKAFYASSAGKVLVLLARNDPLRLLNNMPSTTHAVLGDNTGIDQMKRTGQSHGVLSYKRDLVPRPFNEGALHASLEAVGAKDVSVHARALGAYDTDYELSWS from the coding sequence ATGGGTAACGAATCCGATACTGGTGCCCCGTTGATGCTCGGCTCGGAAGAGGAGTTGCAGGCGCGTCTGGCCCTCACGGGACCAGGGGATGTGGCGCGTGGCATCTTCATGAACAGTCTGTTGGATCTGCTGCGCCAGTTCGGAGACGAGGTGCTGCTGCATCAGTGTCTCGCGCTGGGCGGCGAGCAGCGCTTCCTGGAGTTCTTCAACTACCCCCTGAGCACCTGGCTGAAGATGGCCTACCCCGCGGCGCGGCGCATGAGCGAGAAGTACGGGGACTTCTCGGCGGCCATGTGGGAGATGGGCTATCAGGCCTCCAAGGCCTTCTACGCCTCGAGCGCCGGAAAGGTGCTGGTGCTGCTGGCGCGCAATGATCCCCTGCGGCTGCTCAACAACATGCCCTCGACCACGCACGCGGTGCTGGGCGACAACACGGGCATCGATCAGATGAAGCGCACGGGCCAGTCACACGGCGTGCTCTCCTACAAACGCGACCTGGTGCCCCGCCCGTTCAACGAGGGCGCGCTGCACGCGTCGCTCGAGGCCGTGGGCGCCAAGGACGTGTCGGTGCATGCCCGCGCGCTGGGCGCCTACGATACGGACTACGAGCTGTCCTGGTCGTGA
- a CDS encoding ATP adenylyltransferase family protein encodes MNTRTAPPSLLRPEDLWSQTLEATRHGLATGALQPIATECRTLNHRGVPFQVRMLGRAHLKDERAKREPPRATPFNPFENPDPDLVVGGLTPTHVCLLNKFNVVEHHLLIVTRVFEEQESWLTAADFEALALCMSGLDGLAFYNSGEAAGASQRHKHLQLIPPLGPDGLRVPMETWLSAPLARGVVTTVPDLGFGHVATGLGSWEDEPAKDGARMLEAYQALMAAAALGTTPLPPYNLLATRDWMLLVPRACAESQGINVNAMGFGGSLLVKTEQQRQQLEAQGPMELLRQVTRPIVLG; translated from the coding sequence ATGAACACGCGCACCGCTCCCCCATCCCTGCTGCGGCCCGAGGACCTGTGGTCCCAGACGCTCGAAGCGACCCGGCATGGACTGGCCACCGGAGCCCTGCAACCCATCGCCACCGAGTGCCGCACCCTGAACCACCGGGGCGTCCCCTTCCAGGTGCGCATGCTCGGACGGGCGCACCTCAAGGACGAGCGCGCCAAACGCGAGCCGCCCCGCGCCACGCCCTTCAACCCCTTCGAGAATCCGGATCCGGACCTCGTGGTGGGCGGGCTGACGCCCACCCACGTGTGTCTGCTCAACAAGTTCAACGTCGTCGAGCACCACCTGCTCATCGTGACGCGCGTCTTCGAGGAGCAGGAGTCGTGGCTGACGGCCGCGGACTTCGAGGCGCTCGCGCTGTGCATGAGCGGGCTGGACGGGCTGGCCTTCTACAACTCCGGCGAGGCGGCGGGCGCGAGCCAGCGGCACAAGCACCTGCAGCTCATCCCCCCGCTGGGGCCCGACGGCCTGCGCGTCCCCATGGAGACGTGGCTGTCCGCGCCCCTGGCGCGCGGCGTGGTGACGACGGTGCCCGACCTGGGCTTCGGCCACGTGGCGACGGGGCTCGGGTCCTGGGAGGACGAGCCCGCGAAGGATGGGGCGCGCATGCTCGAGGCCTACCAGGCCCTCATGGCCGCGGCCGCCCTGGGCACCACGCCGCTGCCGCCCTACAACCTGCTGGCCACGCGCGACTGGATGCTGCTCGTGCCCCGCGCGTGCGCCGAGTCCCAGGGCATCAACGTCAACGCCATGGGCTTCGGCGGCTCGCTGCTCGTCAAGACGGAGCAGCAGCGCCAGCAGCTCGAGGCGCAGGGGCCCATGGAGCTGCTGCGACAGGTGACCCGGCCGATCGTGCTCGGGTGA
- the grxD gene encoding Grx4 family monothiol glutaredoxin, with translation MSPELKARFDAEVKNHKIVLFMKGNALFPQCGFSARALQILQQHGEVHTVDVLADPAVRQGIKDYSNWPTIPQVFIHGKFVGGSDILMELEERGELADLVAGKAPA, from the coding sequence ATGTCTCCGGAGCTCAAGGCCCGTTTCGACGCTGAAGTGAAGAACCACAAGATCGTGCTGTTCATGAAGGGCAACGCGCTCTTCCCCCAGTGCGGCTTCTCCGCGCGCGCGCTGCAGATTTTGCAGCAGCACGGCGAGGTGCACACGGTGGACGTGCTGGCCGACCCGGCGGTACGCCAGGGCATCAAGGACTACTCCAACTGGCCCACCATTCCGCAGGTGTTCATCCACGGGAAGTTCGTGGGTGGCTCGGACATCCTCATGGAGCTGGAGGAGCGCGGCGAGCTGGCGGACCTGGTGGCGGGCAAGGCCCCGGCCTGA
- the rdgC gene encoding recombination-associated protein RdgC: MPVLSGAVTFSRFRSAPAGDAPSDTKRWLSKGLKSGHFEPIDLKKTEDERAAGFVELENSDGTDFSTGSVLYGEYALFGYRVDTVKVPAPVLKAELSKWEKAFEKENGRPPTRGEKSENRASIKHMLRQRAVPFTKVHDVSWNLKTNQVQLWASSRKTVEEILFAIEESFDVKLQPLVPVSLAAEAGISDENLVPTPELIGMEISQSEIESNEVSHGDA; this comes from the coding sequence ATGCCTGTCCTGAGTGGAGCAGTCACCTTCTCGCGCTTCCGGTCCGCACCGGCCGGAGACGCCCCATCCGACACGAAACGCTGGCTGTCCAAGGGCCTGAAGTCCGGGCACTTCGAGCCCATCGACTTGAAGAAGACCGAGGACGAACGGGCCGCGGGCTTCGTGGAGCTGGAGAACTCCGATGGCACGGACTTCTCCACGGGCAGCGTGCTCTATGGCGAGTACGCGCTGTTCGGCTACCGCGTGGACACCGTGAAGGTGCCCGCGCCGGTGCTCAAGGCGGAGCTGAGCAAGTGGGAGAAGGCCTTCGAGAAGGAGAACGGCCGGCCCCCCACCCGCGGCGAGAAGAGCGAGAACCGCGCTTCCATCAAGCACATGCTGCGCCAGCGCGCCGTGCCCTTCACCAAGGTGCACGACGTGAGCTGGAACCTGAAGACGAACCAGGTGCAGCTCTGGGCTTCCTCGCGCAAGACGGTGGAGGAGATCCTCTTCGCCATCGAGGAGTCCTTCGACGTGAAGCTCCAGCCACTCGTGCCCGTGTCGCTCGCGGCCGAGGCCGGCATCTCCGACGAGAACCTGGTCCCCACCCCGGAGCTCATCGGCATGGAGATTTCCCAGAGCGAGATCGAGAGCAACGAGGTGAGCCATGGCGACGCGTGA
- a CDS encoding cytochrome-c peroxidase encodes MKRNRLWLGMGLLSLGALSTSCSKEAPAPQAAPAPTAAPKAAPAPTAAAPEPPPQMAYAKLVSFFRPSASQAAAAKKDSPERIALGRMLFFEPRLSKNHDISCNTCHDLASFGVDGKATSPGHKGQMGNRNSPTVFHAAGHIAQFWDGRAATLEEQAAGPMLNPAEMAMPSEKHVLATLNSIPQYVKSFKTAFPGDKKPVSVTNVARSLAAFERELLTTSRFDKYLAGDEQALSEQERRGLNLFAGSGCTTCHNGPSVGGTSFQKLGLIEDYPTEDKGRFDVTQDEEDMHKFRVPTLRNVEKTGPWFHDGSVKELATAVRLMGKHQLGMTLSDSEVDDIVAFLKSLTGELPGPELLAPPALPPSTASTPKPDPT; translated from the coding sequence ATGAAGCGCAATCGGCTCTGGCTGGGCATGGGACTCTTGTCCCTGGGTGCCCTCTCCACTTCTTGCAGCAAGGAGGCCCCCGCGCCCCAGGCCGCGCCGGCCCCCACCGCCGCGCCAAAGGCCGCGCCGGCTCCCACCGCCGCGGCGCCGGAGCCCCCGCCGCAGATGGCCTACGCGAAGCTCGTCTCCTTCTTCCGCCCCTCCGCCTCCCAGGCCGCCGCGGCGAAGAAGGACTCCCCGGAGCGCATCGCCCTGGGGCGCATGCTCTTCTTCGAGCCGCGCCTGTCGAAGAACCACGACATCTCCTGCAACACCTGCCATGACCTGGCCTCCTTCGGCGTGGACGGCAAGGCCACGTCCCCGGGACACAAGGGCCAGATGGGCAACCGCAACTCGCCCACCGTCTTCCACGCCGCTGGCCACATCGCCCAGTTCTGGGACGGCCGCGCCGCCACCCTGGAGGAGCAGGCCGCAGGGCCGATGCTCAACCCGGCGGAGATGGCCATGCCCAGCGAGAAGCACGTGCTGGCCACGCTCAACTCCATCCCCCAATACGTGAAGTCCTTCAAGACGGCCTTCCCGGGGGACAAGAAGCCCGTGAGCGTCACCAACGTCGCGCGCTCCCTGGCCGCCTTCGAGCGCGAGCTGCTCACCACCTCGCGCTTCGACAAGTACCTCGCCGGAGACGAGCAGGCCCTGAGCGAGCAGGAGCGGCGCGGGCTCAACCTCTTCGCCGGCTCCGGCTGCACCACGTGCCACAACGGCCCCTCCGTGGGCGGCACCTCCTTCCAGAAGCTCGGCCTCATCGAGGACTACCCCACCGAGGACAAGGGCCGCTTCGACGTGACGCAGGACGAGGAGGACATGCACAAGTTCCGCGTGCCCACCCTGCGCAACGTGGAGAAGACCGGCCCCTGGTTCCATGACGGCTCGGTCAAGGAACTGGCCACCGCGGTGCGCCTCATGGGCAAGCACCAGCTCGGCATGACCCTGAGCGACTCCGAGGTGGACGACATCGTCGCCTTCCTCAAGAGCCTCACCGGGGAGCTGCCCGGGCCCGAGCTGCTCGCGCCCCCGGCCCTGCCGCCCAGCACCGCCAGCACCCCCAAGCCGGATCCCACCTAA
- a CDS encoding YfiM family protein, producing the protein MSRPAVLTVLLTVLVFAPLPAWSQWDEPSTVDPWLSSDKAAHFGVSAGLAVAGYAGGAFLFAAPEARWLTGAGLSLGVGVAKEFFDAGRGSIFSWKDLTWDVLGMATGLTLSWAVDRLFFQRDGAGRGAAMGPVREPALRVDGAGLPARMSFTLAVSPGGRGHPQGGPGNGRTVPVVLFLMGGW; encoded by the coding sequence GTGAGTCGACCCGCCGTGCTGACCGTGTTGCTGACCGTGTTGGTGTTCGCGCCGCTTCCGGCCTGGAGTCAGTGGGACGAGCCATCCACGGTGGATCCCTGGTTGTCCTCGGACAAGGCGGCGCACTTCGGGGTGAGCGCGGGGCTGGCGGTGGCGGGCTACGCGGGGGGGGCGTTCCTCTTCGCGGCGCCCGAGGCTCGCTGGCTCACGGGCGCGGGGCTGTCGCTCGGCGTGGGGGTGGCCAAGGAGTTCTTCGACGCGGGGCGGGGGAGCATCTTCTCCTGGAAGGATCTCACCTGGGACGTGCTGGGGATGGCCACCGGGTTGACGCTGTCCTGGGCCGTGGATCGGCTCTTCTTCCAGCGCGACGGAGCGGGGCGGGGCGCGGCCATGGGGCCTGTCCGGGAGCCTGCCCTCCGGGTGGACGGGGCAGGGCTCCCGGCAAGGATGAGCTTCACCCTGGCCGTGTCACCCGGTGGGCGGGGCCATCCCCAAGGAGGGCCGGGTAATGGTAGGACAGTGCCCGTGGTGTTGTTCCTGATGGGAGGTTGGTAG
- a CDS encoding DUF2914 domain-containing protein, whose protein sequence is MAAPRLSEEKPEAFEPEMAESSSVGPLGLVSPPEAREEAREAPSWAERLRAFRARHAKAELALLFFASFAYDILTLPRIDNRFTLTKQGLFLAVLGWLLWLELRWREGAAPPKGLSRVWRFREDALHLLLGGLLSPYTLFYFKSASGLTSFLFLASVFGVLVANELPRFRARGPVVRVGLYAFCLTSYFAYLLPVVRGYYSGMLFLWAAGLSAAVMGALAVLVHGRKREGRHPWWHILVPGWGVQVVLLGLYALKAIPPVPLSLLSSGIYHDVQVVKGPWGRDYRLLHEGGGWEPWARGDQDFRARPGDRVYFFASIFAPTSFKPQSSGDKGTRLLLRWEYDDPKKGWTEFHTYDGLYLGQGGRDRGFRTFAYLTAPRPGDWRVSLETEDGREVGRLSFTVTPDTSTQEREFKVTAG, encoded by the coding sequence GTGGCCGCCCCCCGACTGAGTGAAGAGAAGCCCGAGGCGTTCGAGCCGGAGATGGCGGAGTCCTCGTCCGTGGGACCCCTGGGGCTCGTCTCGCCGCCGGAAGCGCGGGAGGAAGCACGCGAGGCCCCTTCGTGGGCGGAGCGGCTCCGGGCCTTCCGGGCGCGCCATGCGAAGGCGGAGTTGGCGCTGCTGTTCTTCGCGAGCTTCGCGTACGACATCCTCACGCTGCCGCGCATCGACAACCGCTTCACGCTCACCAAGCAGGGGCTGTTCCTCGCCGTGCTGGGGTGGTTGTTGTGGCTGGAGCTGCGCTGGCGCGAGGGCGCCGCGCCTCCAAAGGGCCTGTCCCGGGTGTGGCGCTTTCGCGAGGACGCGCTGCACTTGCTGCTCGGCGGCCTGCTGAGTCCCTACACGCTCTTCTATTTCAAGAGCGCCTCCGGGCTGACGTCGTTCCTGTTCCTCGCGAGCGTCTTCGGGGTGCTGGTGGCCAACGAGCTGCCGCGCTTCCGGGCGCGGGGGCCGGTGGTGCGCGTGGGGCTCTACGCCTTCTGCCTCACCTCGTACTTCGCGTACCTGCTGCCCGTGGTGCGTGGCTACTACAGCGGGATGTTGTTCCTGTGGGCCGCGGGCCTGTCCGCCGCGGTGATGGGCGCGCTCGCGGTGTTGGTGCACGGCCGGAAGCGCGAGGGCCGACATCCGTGGTGGCACATCCTCGTGCCGGGGTGGGGGGTGCAGGTGGTGCTGCTCGGCCTGTACGCGCTCAAGGCGATTCCCCCGGTGCCCTTGTCCCTGCTCTCGAGCGGCATCTACCACGACGTGCAGGTGGTGAAGGGGCCTTGGGGCCGCGACTACCGGCTGCTGCACGAGGGCGGTGGGTGGGAGCCCTGGGCGAGAGGGGATCAGGACTTCCGGGCGCGCCCGGGCGATCGGGTCTACTTCTTCGCCAGCATCTTCGCGCCCACGAGCTTCAAGCCCCAGTCTTCGGGAGACAAGGGCACGCGACTGCTGTTGCGCTGGGAGTACGACGATCCGAAGAAGGGCTGGACGGAGTTCCACACCTACGATGGGCTGTACCTGGGACAGGGCGGGAGGGATCGCGGCTTCCGCACGTTCGCGTACCTGACGGCGCCCCGGCCTGGCGACTGGCGCGTCTCCCTGGAGACCGAGGATGGGCGGGAGGTGGGCCGCCTGTCCTTCACCGTCACGCCCGATACCTCCACGCAGGAGCGCGAGTTCAAGGTGACGGCGGGCTGA
- a CDS encoding acyltransferase family protein: MTRPGTSLFDLRTPSPRHPGLDAARGLAVVAMVLGHTLDALLAPEMRAHPWVQQYWTLRGITAPLFLLVAGFAVVAALGSSRERAGQTLGRRLRRALLLLFLGYFVHWPGWATVHWLGWGEELRERLFAFDALQCIGVSLGVGAVVLALARGTWTRAIALAVLAVGIPLASTWAWGAAEPGPIELRQAVGMPGSRFPLFPWAGFFFAGALTAHLSRALRPGWPQGLALGALGAGLLGLTSRLTADWSPTSAWLVAFRVGEGLLVLGAISLLPQLLTRPLAPLGRASLWLYVLHLPVVYGWAGTAGLAGRVGPTLGLPATLLVGITLLAVCYGIAWLGKRLGRSGRQTPDSSAWRARPLPVEGGARS; the protein is encoded by the coding sequence GTGACCCGACCTGGCACCTCGCTCTTCGATCTGCGTACGCCCTCGCCCCGTCATCCCGGGCTCGACGCGGCCCGCGGCCTGGCCGTGGTGGCCATGGTGCTCGGGCACACGCTGGACGCCCTGCTCGCCCCGGAGATGCGCGCCCACCCGTGGGTGCAACAGTACTGGACGCTGCGTGGCATCACCGCGCCCCTGTTCCTGCTGGTGGCGGGCTTCGCGGTGGTGGCGGCGCTCGGCTCCTCCCGGGAGCGCGCGGGCCAGACGCTGGGCCGCCGGCTGCGGCGGGCGCTGCTGCTGCTCTTCCTCGGCTACTTCGTGCACTGGCCGGGCTGGGCCACCGTGCACTGGCTCGGCTGGGGCGAGGAGTTGCGCGAGCGCCTCTTCGCCTTCGATGCCCTGCAGTGCATCGGCGTGAGCCTGGGAGTGGGCGCCGTGGTGCTCGCCCTCGCGCGCGGCACCTGGACCCGGGCCATCGCCCTGGCCGTGCTGGCGGTGGGCATTCCGCTGGCGAGCACCTGGGCCTGGGGCGCCGCCGAGCCGGGGCCCATCGAGCTGCGGCAGGCGGTGGGCATGCCGGGCTCGCGTTTTCCGCTCTTTCCCTGGGCGGGCTTCTTCTTCGCCGGAGCGCTCACCGCCCACCTGTCGCGAGCGCTGCGGCCGGGGTGGCCCCAGGGCCTGGCGCTGGGCGCGCTGGGCGCGGGCCTGCTGGGGCTGACCTCGCGCCTGACCGCGGACTGGAGCCCCACCAGCGCGTGGCTCGTCGCCTTCCGCGTGGGCGAGGGCCTCCTGGTGCTCGGCGCCATCAGCTTGCTGCCCCAGTTGCTCACCCGGCCCCTGGCGCCGCTGGGCCGCGCGTCCCTGTGGCTCTACGTGCTGCACCTGCCCGTGGTGTACGGCTGGGCAGGCACCGCGGGACTCGCCGGCCGCGTGGGCCCCACGCTGGGACTGCCGGCCACGCTGCTCGTGGGCATCACCCTGCTCGCGGTGTGTTACGGAATTGCGTGGTTGGGCAAACGCCTGGGCCGCTCCGGCCGCCAAACCCCGGATTCCTCGGCGTGGCGCGCGCGTCCGCTGCCCGTCGAGGGTGGGGCGAGGTCCTGA
- a CDS encoding tRNA-uridine aminocarboxypropyltransferase, whose protein sequence is MRSLCLRCLRPQATCYCARVPRVDSRTHVVFLQHPRERRVAIGTARMAHLSLPNSELHVGVDFSGHARLTELAARPERVAVLFPGEEAMSLEEARANPPETLIVVDGTWPLARKLVKTNPLLAGLPRIGFVPRRPSNYRIRAEPADHCVSTIEAVVEVLGLLEGGQERFDTLLGAFDFMVDTQLERQSTREGPGRKRLYKAPWRPPLELRSISEDFEHLVLLYAEANAHPQEENLPSELVHLVAVRPSTGERLEAVLAPRQPLARSTSLHVELPEAELLAGESVELGLARFQAFLRPGDKLAVWTTFALELLRRDGFPVPEAVNVRLASARALKQKTGGVEQAAELLGAPRCEPWARGRAGRRIAALEAVVRALAERGRATEPPVRRSMAPGHVQPERGGGN, encoded by the coding sequence GTGCGTTCTCTCTGTCTGCGGTGCCTCCGTCCCCAGGCCACGTGCTACTGCGCGCGCGTGCCCCGGGTGGACTCGCGCACCCACGTCGTCTTCCTCCAGCACCCCCGCGAGCGGCGGGTGGCCATCGGTACCGCCCGCATGGCGCACCTGTCCCTGCCCAACTCCGAGCTGCACGTGGGCGTGGACTTCTCCGGCCACGCCCGGCTCACCGAGCTCGCCGCCCGCCCCGAGCGCGTCGCCGTCCTCTTCCCCGGCGAGGAGGCCATGTCCCTCGAGGAGGCGAGGGCGAATCCCCCCGAGACGCTCATCGTGGTGGATGGCACCTGGCCGCTCGCGCGCAAGCTGGTGAAAACGAATCCGCTGCTCGCGGGCCTGCCGCGCATCGGCTTCGTCCCGCGCCGCCCGAGCAACTACCGCATCCGCGCCGAGCCGGCCGACCACTGCGTCTCCACCATCGAGGCCGTGGTGGAGGTGCTGGGCCTGCTCGAGGGCGGCCAGGAGCGCTTCGACACCCTGCTCGGCGCCTTCGACTTCATGGTGGACACGCAGCTCGAGCGTCAGTCGACGCGCGAGGGCCCGGGGCGCAAGCGCCTCTACAAGGCCCCCTGGCGTCCGCCCCTGGAGCTGCGCTCCATCTCCGAGGACTTCGAGCACCTGGTGCTCCTCTACGCCGAGGCCAACGCGCACCCCCAGGAGGAGAACCTCCCCTCGGAGCTGGTGCACCTGGTGGCGGTGCGTCCCTCCACTGGCGAGCGTCTGGAGGCGGTGCTCGCGCCGCGCCAGCCGCTCGCGCGCAGCACGTCCCTGCACGTGGAGCTGCCCGAGGCGGAGCTGCTCGCGGGCGAGTCCGTGGAGTTGGGCCTCGCGCGCTTCCAGGCCTTCCTGCGCCCGGGGGACAAGCTGGCGGTGTGGACGACGTTCGCGTTGGAGCTGCTGCGGCGCGACGGCTTCCCCGTGCCCGAGGCGGTGAACGTGCGGCTCGCGAGCGCGCGGGCGCTCAAGCAGAAGACGGGAGGGGTGGAGCAGGCGGCGGAGCTGCTGGGGGCGCCTCGGTGCGAGCCCTGGGCCCGGGGGCGCGCCGGTCGGCGCATCGCGGCCCTGGAGGCGGTGGTCCGTGCCCTGGCGGAGCGGGGCCGGGCCACCGAGCCCCCCGTCCGGCGGTCCATGGCACCGGGCCATGTCCAGCCGGAACGGGGTGGGGGGAACTAG
- a CDS encoding MAPEG family protein: MNDLPFEVSPTLLIALPGLRLYALCAVLLVIKMIAVGIYTGVVRSRLKVATNSEDAARFGAQLSDVEPPEVARVLRAHRNDLENIPAFLILGLVAVLLGAPSLALKIALIVFTAARVGHSIAYLKSMQPWRSVSFGFGMLSMLTVMVLILIRVFA; this comes from the coding sequence ATGAACGACCTGCCCTTCGAAGTCTCGCCCACCTTGTTGATCGCCCTGCCGGGCTTGCGGCTCTACGCATTGTGTGCCGTGTTGCTCGTCATCAAGATGATCGCCGTGGGCATCTACACCGGTGTGGTGCGCTCGCGGCTCAAGGTGGCCACCAACTCCGAGGACGCGGCCCGCTTCGGCGCCCAGCTCTCCGATGTGGAGCCCCCCGAGGTGGCGCGCGTGCTCCGGGCCCACCGCAACGATCTGGAGAACATCCCCGCCTTCCTCATCCTCGGCCTCGTGGCGGTGTTGCTGGGCGCTCCGTCGCTCGCCCTGAAGATCGCCCTCATCGTCTTCACCGCCGCGCGCGTGGGGCACTCCATCGCCTACCTCAAGTCCATGCAGCCCTGGCGCTCGGTGAGCTTCGGCTTCGGCATGCTGTCCATGCTCACGGTGATGGTGCTCATCCTCATCCGCGTCTTCGCCTGA
- a CDS encoding 16S rRNA (uracil(1498)-N(3))-methyltransferase codes for MNLLLLHDSDFLPDGTVQMTGRRAQHAREVLRAEPGESLRVGQLGGLVGTGEVLENSPGLLRLRVTLTEPPPPRAGVDLVLAIPRPKALKRVLPAVAQLGVDRVVLVNAARVEKSYFDSKVLAGDFVAELLLQGLEQARDTRLPEVLVRERFRPFVEDELDTLFGTEALRLLPHPPAPEPLTRVGVQAAPRVVLAVGPDGGWVPFEADLLARHGFRPFSLGPRILRVETAVPVLLGQLALLRAEAPHPA; via the coding sequence GTGAACCTGCTCCTCCTCCACGACTCGGATTTCCTCCCCGACGGCACCGTCCAGATGACGGGCCGCCGCGCCCAGCACGCCCGCGAGGTGCTCCGCGCCGAGCCCGGCGAGTCACTCCGGGTGGGCCAGCTCGGAGGGCTCGTGGGCACTGGCGAGGTGCTGGAAAACTCCCCCGGCCTGCTCCGCCTGCGCGTCACCCTCACCGAGCCGCCTCCTCCCCGAGCGGGCGTGGACCTGGTGCTCGCCATTCCCCGCCCCAAGGCCCTCAAGCGCGTGCTGCCCGCCGTGGCCCAGCTCGGCGTGGACCGCGTCGTGCTCGTCAACGCCGCCCGCGTGGAGAAGAGCTACTTCGACTCCAAGGTGCTCGCCGGGGACTTCGTCGCGGAGCTCCTCCTCCAGGGGCTCGAGCAGGCACGCGACACCCGGCTGCCCGAGGTGCTCGTGCGCGAGCGCTTCCGTCCCTTCGTCGAGGACGAGCTCGACACGCTCTTCGGCACCGAGGCGCTCCGCCTCCTGCCCCACCCGCCCGCGCCCGAGCCCCTCACCCGGGTGGGCGTCCAGGCCGCGCCGCGCGTGGTGCTCGCCGTGGGACCCGATGGCGGCTGGGTACCCTTCGAGGCCGACCTCCTGGCGCGGCACGGCTTCCGCCCCTTCTCGCTCGGGCCGCGCATCCTCCGGGTGGAGACCGCCGTCCCCGTGCTCCTGGGACAGCTCGCCCTGCTGAGGGCGGAGGCGCCCCACCCGGCCTGA
- a CDS encoding cytochrome-c peroxidase, with translation MTFKTLVRPLLVVTATAGASAFAQPAQPSVEALTSAAQNVIIHRAQLTAFKALPGRFEDAKNPITAEKVELGRMLYFDTRLSKNQQLSCNSCHDLNRFGVDGKSFSTGHKGQLGGRNSPTVYNSGAHLTQFWDGRAATLEDQAKGPILNPVEMAMPSAEHVVETLKSIPGYVTAFQKTFPGQEDPVTYDNLAKAIGAFERQLVTPSRFDKYLAGDEQALTHAEKAGLKTFLDQGCQQCHYGPALGGSLVKLGVIIPYPTKDQGRYDVTKRETDRMVFRVPTLRNVARTGPYFHDGSISDLQTAVKLMAQHQLGKQLSAAETQNIVAFLDALTGELPSSYIAKPSLPASGPKTPRPDPT, from the coding sequence ATGACCTTCAAGACCCTCGTTCGTCCTCTCCTCGTCGTCACCGCCACCGCCGGGGCCTCCGCCTTCGCGCAGCCGGCGCAGCCCTCCGTGGAGGCGCTGACCTCCGCCGCCCAGAACGTCATCATCCACCGCGCGCAGCTCACCGCGTTCAAGGCGCTGCCTGGCCGGTTCGAGGACGCGAAGAACCCCATCACCGCGGAGAAGGTGGAGCTGGGCCGGATGCTGTACTTCGACACCCGCCTGTCGAAGAACCAGCAGCTCTCCTGCAACAGCTGCCACGACCTGAACCGGTTCGGCGTGGACGGCAAGTCCTTCTCCACCGGCCACAAGGGCCAGCTCGGCGGACGCAACTCGCCCACGGTGTACAACTCCGGTGCCCACCTCACCCAGTTCTGGGACGGCCGCGCCGCCACCCTGGAGGATCAGGCCAAGGGCCCCATCCTCAACCCCGTGGAAATGGCGATGCCCAGCGCCGAGCACGTCGTCGAGACGCTCAAGTCCATTCCCGGCTACGTCACCGCCTTCCAGAAGACCTTCCCCGGACAGGAAGACCCCGTCACGTACGACAACCTGGCCAAGGCCATTGGCGCCTTCGAGCGGCAGCTCGTCACCCCCTCGCGCTTCGACAAGTACCTCGCCGGGGACGAGCAGGCGCTCACCCACGCGGAGAAGGCCGGCCTCAAGACGTTCCTGGACCAGGGCTGCCAGCAGTGCCACTACGGCCCCGCCCTGGGCGGCTCGCTGGTGAAGCTCGGCGTCATCATCCCCTACCCCACCAAGGATCAGGGCCGCTACGACGTGACGAAGCGCGAGACGGACCGGATGGTCTTCCGCGTGCCCACCCTGCGCAACGTCGCGCGCACGGGGCCCTACTTCCACGACGGCTCCATCTCCGATCTGCAGACGGCCGTGAAGCTCATGGCCCAGCACCAGCTCGGCAAGCAGCTCTCCGCGGCCGAGACCCAGAACATCGTCGCCTTCCTCGACGCGCTCACCGGCGAGCTGCCCTCGAGCTACATCGCCAAGCCGTCGCTGCCCGCCAGCGGCCCCAAGACGCCGCGGCCGGACCCCACGTGA